One genomic window of Scylla paramamosain isolate STU-SP2022 chromosome 20, ASM3559412v1, whole genome shotgun sequence includes the following:
- the LOC135110647 gene encoding BLOC-3 complex member HPS1-like isoform X1, whose translation MTKTIWQRCTRPQERLLALIDCHRAAPPSLGHPLQTLGPAESAKMLAVLIFDQLNDVVYLRCDHKFVRHVRSMAAAQRLLGEGEVDLDEVTQLDPNIVVQLFSPLVTSQRIMATQFNNPYTSVSCQDGTNVVFKEYAGYLFVGVAHQEETHLQRIVSVAIRMVQLIVGPCVTILKKSEEKCSLLDNLLEAWQGLYAKEQSYLVEAVERLIVNAELSAAAVKSLAAVIDTMKPCKDLSPCHAMFFVRNKLLALYSSRSAPELNASDLLFLNLLVTASQVKDGDYTEDTAPKMVVTPEEKREDDGIELDSSDSGEFYSMPNTPLLGRNASHGEEVSQGKIRSNVLLLRTDSCQLTPHLVHYETLSDGLSLVIVSEVNRTQISIQLLTLLSGLEEILTGDINGHGKLILDACEAAVKKSQDLAKRIPKGKTYERVEKALQQVQFRWDNLKRSGLEEWLKGGGDSNIPTRVDASLTSLVDIARSAWRIACLGINASATASQVESAVAMASEHMADYCHFLEVKALRNMTLGCRSALTINKYLEDFPGLVHFLYIDRSTHQLTSPTLLPDEAGDAPQESESPANRTRSLTVSRVWSMVEFARSHLSKGHLSLMWKDTTFNYAYFLWFEDSSSNPLKPGELDDATDMLPLPGVLCEDFYRTLCTQAFPGMDPNRIHIYELFCVHLGLATSPCVLEHTRRLAATIWEVAGPIDANPADLL comes from the exons atgaccaaaacaatctggcaacgctgcacGAGACCGCAGGAACGTCTGCTCGCGCTGATAGACTGTCACCGTGCTGCTCCGCCCAGCCTTGGCCATCCACTGCAGACGCTAGGGCCTGCGGAATCTGCCAAGATGCTTGCTGTGCTCATCTTTGACCAACTGAATGATGTTGTTTACCTGCGATGTGACCATAAGTTTGTGAGACATGTCCGCTCCATGGCCGCGGCACAGCGGTTGCTGGGGGAAGGCGAAGTGGACCTTGATGAG GTCACTCAGCTGGATCCCAACATCGTGGTGCAGCTGTTTTCACCTCTTGTAACCTCTCAGCGCATCATGGCAACTCAGTTCAACAACCCATATACATCTGTCTCCTGCCAAGATGGAACCAATGTAGTCTTCAAGGAG TATGCTGGTTACCTGTTTGTTGGAGTTGCTCACCAGGAAGAGACTCACCTGCAGCGCATTGTTAGTGTTGCAATTAGAATGGTACAGCTCATAGTGGGCCCATGTGTTACTAT cttgaaaaaaagtgaggaaaagtgcAGCCTCCTTGACAACTTACTAGAAGCATGGCAAGGTTTGTATGCCAAAGAACAAAGTTATTTGGTTGAAGCAGTTGAGAGACTCATTGTTAATGCAGAGCTCTCAGCAGCTGCTGTCAAGTCCCTTGCTGCTGTGATTGACACGATGAAGCCATGCAAGGATCTTTCTCCATGTCATGCTATGTTTTTTGTCAGAAACAAGCTGCTTGCTTTATACTCCAG TCGAAGTGCTCCGGAGCTCAATGCATCTGACCTGCTGTTCCTAAACCTACTGGTGACAGCAAGTCAGGTCAAGGATGGAGATTATACAGAGGATACTGCACCCAAGATGGTTGTGACGcctgaggagaaaagagaagatgatgGGATAGAGTTAGACAGTAGTGACTCCGGAGAGTTCTATAGCATGCCCAACACTCCTTTACTGGGGAGGAATGCCAGCCATGGAGAAG AGGTATCACAAGGAAAAATCCGTAGCaatgtgctgctgctgcggacAGATTCATGTCAGCTGACTCCTCATCTTGTGCACTATGAGACCCTCTCAGATGGCTTGTCCTTAGTCATTGTCTCAGAG GTAAATCGCACGCAAATATCCATACAGCTCCTTACGCTGTTATCAGGCTTAGAAGAAATACTGACAGGGGATATAAATGGACATGGAAAGTTGATTCTGGATGCATGTGAAGCAGCTGTTAAAAAGTCTCAGGATTTGGCTAAGCGTATTCCAAAAGGGAAGACTTATGAACGTGTCGAGAAAGCTTTGCAGCAG gtcCAGTTCCGTTGGGATAACTTGAAGAGGAGTGGCTTGGAGGAATGGCTGAAAGGCGGAGGAGATTCCAACATCCCAACTCGTGTAGatgcctccctcacctcactaGTAGACATAGCACGCTCTGCATGGCGGATTGCCTGTCTTGGAATAAATGCTTCTGCCACAGCCTCTCAGGTAGAGTCTGCAGTAGCCATGGCTTCAGAACACATGGCTGACTACTGCCACTTTCTTGAGGTGAAGGCCTTAAGAAACATGACACTAGGATGCCGTTCAGCTCTCACCATAAATAAGTACTTAGAAGATTTCCCTGGCCTAGTTCATTTTTTGTATATTGACCGCTCAACCCATCAACTGACATCTCCCACCTTATTACCAGATGAGGCAGGGGATGCACCTCAGGAGTCAGAAAGCCCAGCAAACAGAACCAGGTCCCTCACTGTTTCAAGAGTGTGGTCCATGGTTGAGTTTGCTCGTTCCCATTTGAGTAAGGGCCATTTGTCACTTATGTGGAAAGACACAACTTTTAATTATGCCTATTTTTTATGGTttgaagatagtagtagtaatccaCTGAAACCTGGGGAATTAGATGATGCCACAGATATGCTTCCTTTGCCTGGAGTGCTATGTGAGGACTTCTACAGGACTCTTTGCACTCAAGCATTTCCAGGCATGGATCCCAATAGAATACATATCTATGAGCTCTTCTGTGTTCATCTGGGGTTGGCCACCTCTCCCTGTGTGCTAGAACACACACGACGTCTTGCTGCCACCATATGGGAAGTGGCTGGACCAATAGATGCAAATCCTGCAGATCTTCTGTAA
- the LOC135110647 gene encoding BLOC-3 complex member HPS1-like isoform X3 has product MATQFNNPYTSVSCQDGTNVVFKEYAGYLFVGVAHQEETHLQRIVSVAIRMVQLIVGPCVTILKKSEEKCSLLDNLLEAWQGLYAKEQSYLVEAVERLIVNAELSAAAVKSLAAVIDTMKPCKDLSPCHAMFFVRNKLLALYSSRSAPELNASDLLFLNLLVTASQVKDGDYTEDTAPKMVVTPEEKREDDGIELDSSDSGEFYSMPNTPLLGRNASHGEEVSQGKIRSNVLLLRTDSCQLTPHLVHYETLSDGLSLVIVSEVNRTQISIQLLTLLSGLEEILTGDINGHGKLILDACEAAVKKSQDLAKRIPKGKTYERVEKALQQVQFRWDNLKRSGLEEWLKGGGDSNIPTRVDASLTSLVDIARSAWRIACLGINASATASQVESAVAMASEHMADYCHFLEVKALRNMTLGCRSALTINKYLEDFPGLVHFLYIDRSTHQLTSPTLLPDEAGDAPQESESPANRTRSLTVSRVWSMVEFARSHLSKGHLSLMWKDTTFNYAYFLWFEDSSSNPLKPGELDDATDMLPLPGVLCEDFYRTLCTQAFPGMDPNRIHIYELFCVHLGLATSPCVLEHTRRLAATIWEVAGPIDANPADLL; this is encoded by the exons ATGGCAACTCAGTTCAACAACCCATATACATCTGTCTCCTGCCAAGATGGAACCAATGTAGTCTTCAAGGAG TATGCTGGTTACCTGTTTGTTGGAGTTGCTCACCAGGAAGAGACTCACCTGCAGCGCATTGTTAGTGTTGCAATTAGAATGGTACAGCTCATAGTGGGCCCATGTGTTACTAT cttgaaaaaaagtgaggaaaagtgcAGCCTCCTTGACAACTTACTAGAAGCATGGCAAGGTTTGTATGCCAAAGAACAAAGTTATTTGGTTGAAGCAGTTGAGAGACTCATTGTTAATGCAGAGCTCTCAGCAGCTGCTGTCAAGTCCCTTGCTGCTGTGATTGACACGATGAAGCCATGCAAGGATCTTTCTCCATGTCATGCTATGTTTTTTGTCAGAAACAAGCTGCTTGCTTTATACTCCAG TCGAAGTGCTCCGGAGCTCAATGCATCTGACCTGCTGTTCCTAAACCTACTGGTGACAGCAAGTCAGGTCAAGGATGGAGATTATACAGAGGATACTGCACCCAAGATGGTTGTGACGcctgaggagaaaagagaagatgatgGGATAGAGTTAGACAGTAGTGACTCCGGAGAGTTCTATAGCATGCCCAACACTCCTTTACTGGGGAGGAATGCCAGCCATGGAGAAG AGGTATCACAAGGAAAAATCCGTAGCaatgtgctgctgctgcggacAGATTCATGTCAGCTGACTCCTCATCTTGTGCACTATGAGACCCTCTCAGATGGCTTGTCCTTAGTCATTGTCTCAGAG GTAAATCGCACGCAAATATCCATACAGCTCCTTACGCTGTTATCAGGCTTAGAAGAAATACTGACAGGGGATATAAATGGACATGGAAAGTTGATTCTGGATGCATGTGAAGCAGCTGTTAAAAAGTCTCAGGATTTGGCTAAGCGTATTCCAAAAGGGAAGACTTATGAACGTGTCGAGAAAGCTTTGCAGCAG gtcCAGTTCCGTTGGGATAACTTGAAGAGGAGTGGCTTGGAGGAATGGCTGAAAGGCGGAGGAGATTCCAACATCCCAACTCGTGTAGatgcctccctcacctcactaGTAGACATAGCACGCTCTGCATGGCGGATTGCCTGTCTTGGAATAAATGCTTCTGCCACAGCCTCTCAGGTAGAGTCTGCAGTAGCCATGGCTTCAGAACACATGGCTGACTACTGCCACTTTCTTGAGGTGAAGGCCTTAAGAAACATGACACTAGGATGCCGTTCAGCTCTCACCATAAATAAGTACTTAGAAGATTTCCCTGGCCTAGTTCATTTTTTGTATATTGACCGCTCAACCCATCAACTGACATCTCCCACCTTATTACCAGATGAGGCAGGGGATGCACCTCAGGAGTCAGAAAGCCCAGCAAACAGAACCAGGTCCCTCACTGTTTCAAGAGTGTGGTCCATGGTTGAGTTTGCTCGTTCCCATTTGAGTAAGGGCCATTTGTCACTTATGTGGAAAGACACAACTTTTAATTATGCCTATTTTTTATGGTttgaagatagtagtagtaatccaCTGAAACCTGGGGAATTAGATGATGCCACAGATATGCTTCCTTTGCCTGGAGTGCTATGTGAGGACTTCTACAGGACTCTTTGCACTCAAGCATTTCCAGGCATGGATCCCAATAGAATACATATCTATGAGCTCTTCTGTGTTCATCTGGGGTTGGCCACCTCTCCCTGTGTGCTAGAACACACACGACGTCTTGCTGCCACCATATGGGAAGTGGCTGGACCAATAGATGCAAATCCTGCAGATCTTCTGTAA
- the LOC135110651 gene encoding exosome complex component RRP43-like, whose product MTSLQVWRTFEPDSYYKTFLEHSKRPDGRGLSNFRPINIKVGTVTTAEGSATVRLGHTTVMCGIKAEIATPTLRHPDEGFIVPNVELYPCCSPMFKAGPPGEKAIGLSQFLKNVITSAEVLLPSDLCIAPNKFAWCLYCDVVCLNYDGNLYDASLIALMAALQNVLLPEVSYDEESEKATVSPERTLPLKLKRRPVSSTFTMYSDSIQLVDPTAEDEEQGSGEVTVVLLEDGSLCTIHKPGGHSIVSDFLDKFINLARKRVKLVNSAICKALAERKV is encoded by the exons ATGACCAGCCTACAGGTTTGGCGGACTTTTGAACCCGATAGCTACTACAA AACATTCTTAGAACATAGCAAAAGACCAGATGGCCGTGGTCTTTCAAATTTCCGACCCATAAATATTAAAGTGGGCACAGTTACCACCGCAGAAGGATCGGCCACTGTTCGTCTGGGACACACGACTGTCATGTGTGGCATCAAGGCGGAGATTGCCACGCCTACACTGCGACATCCGGATGAGGGATTCATAGTGCCTAATGTGGAACTGTATCCTTGCTGTTCACCGATGTTCAAG gCAGGACCACCAGGAGAAAAAGCTATTGGATTAAGTCAGTTTTTGAAAAATGTCATAACCAGTGCTGAGGTTCTGCTTCCTTCAGATTTATGCATTGCTCCAAATAAA TTTGCATGGTGCCTCTACTGCGATGTGGTTTGTCTGAATTATGATGGAAATCTGTATGATGCATCACTGATTGCTCTTATGGCAGCATTACAAAATGTTTTATTACCTGAAGTAAGCTATGATGAGGAAAGTGAAAAAGCCACCGTATCTCCAGAAAGAACTCTTCCACTCAAATTGAAG AGAAGACCAGTCTCCTCAACCTTCACCATGTACAGTGATAGCATACAG CTTGTGGATCCAACAGCAGAGGATGAGGAGCAGGGAAGTGGTGAGGTGACAGTGGTACTCCTGGAGGATGGCTCACTGTGCACAATACACAAGCCTGGGGGACACTCCATTGTCTCAGACTTCCTGGACAAGTTTATTAATCTTGCCAGAAAGAGAGTCAAATTAGTCAACTCTGCAATCTGTAAAGCTCTTGCAGAAAGAAAGGTGTGA
- the LOC135110647 gene encoding BLOC-3 complex member HPS1-like isoform X2, with the protein MPHCTTWKAMTGHGEVSLWCISQQPVLLMATGRLPHAVLLQVGPQVTQLDPNIVVQLFSPLVTSQRIMATQFNNPYTSVSCQDGTNVVFKEYAGYLFVGVAHQEETHLQRIVSVAIRMVQLIVGPCVTILKKSEEKCSLLDNLLEAWQGLYAKEQSYLVEAVERLIVNAELSAAAVKSLAAVIDTMKPCKDLSPCHAMFFVRNKLLALYSSRSAPELNASDLLFLNLLVTASQVKDGDYTEDTAPKMVVTPEEKREDDGIELDSSDSGEFYSMPNTPLLGRNASHGEEVSQGKIRSNVLLLRTDSCQLTPHLVHYETLSDGLSLVIVSEVNRTQISIQLLTLLSGLEEILTGDINGHGKLILDACEAAVKKSQDLAKRIPKGKTYERVEKALQQVQFRWDNLKRSGLEEWLKGGGDSNIPTRVDASLTSLVDIARSAWRIACLGINASATASQVESAVAMASEHMADYCHFLEVKALRNMTLGCRSALTINKYLEDFPGLVHFLYIDRSTHQLTSPTLLPDEAGDAPQESESPANRTRSLTVSRVWSMVEFARSHLSKGHLSLMWKDTTFNYAYFLWFEDSSSNPLKPGELDDATDMLPLPGVLCEDFYRTLCTQAFPGMDPNRIHIYELFCVHLGLATSPCVLEHTRRLAATIWEVAGPIDANPADLL; encoded by the exons ATGCCTCACTGCACGACATGGAAAGCTATGACTGGACACGGCGAAGTCTCTCTCTGGTGCATTTCCCAGCAGCCAGTACTCCTCATGGCCACTGGACGTCTTCCTCATGCAGTCCTTCTTCAGGTTGGCCCTCAG GTCACTCAGCTGGATCCCAACATCGTGGTGCAGCTGTTTTCACCTCTTGTAACCTCTCAGCGCATCATGGCAACTCAGTTCAACAACCCATATACATCTGTCTCCTGCCAAGATGGAACCAATGTAGTCTTCAAGGAG TATGCTGGTTACCTGTTTGTTGGAGTTGCTCACCAGGAAGAGACTCACCTGCAGCGCATTGTTAGTGTTGCAATTAGAATGGTACAGCTCATAGTGGGCCCATGTGTTACTAT cttgaaaaaaagtgaggaaaagtgcAGCCTCCTTGACAACTTACTAGAAGCATGGCAAGGTTTGTATGCCAAAGAACAAAGTTATTTGGTTGAAGCAGTTGAGAGACTCATTGTTAATGCAGAGCTCTCAGCAGCTGCTGTCAAGTCCCTTGCTGCTGTGATTGACACGATGAAGCCATGCAAGGATCTTTCTCCATGTCATGCTATGTTTTTTGTCAGAAACAAGCTGCTTGCTTTATACTCCAG TCGAAGTGCTCCGGAGCTCAATGCATCTGACCTGCTGTTCCTAAACCTACTGGTGACAGCAAGTCAGGTCAAGGATGGAGATTATACAGAGGATACTGCACCCAAGATGGTTGTGACGcctgaggagaaaagagaagatgatgGGATAGAGTTAGACAGTAGTGACTCCGGAGAGTTCTATAGCATGCCCAACACTCCTTTACTGGGGAGGAATGCCAGCCATGGAGAAG AGGTATCACAAGGAAAAATCCGTAGCaatgtgctgctgctgcggacAGATTCATGTCAGCTGACTCCTCATCTTGTGCACTATGAGACCCTCTCAGATGGCTTGTCCTTAGTCATTGTCTCAGAG GTAAATCGCACGCAAATATCCATACAGCTCCTTACGCTGTTATCAGGCTTAGAAGAAATACTGACAGGGGATATAAATGGACATGGAAAGTTGATTCTGGATGCATGTGAAGCAGCTGTTAAAAAGTCTCAGGATTTGGCTAAGCGTATTCCAAAAGGGAAGACTTATGAACGTGTCGAGAAAGCTTTGCAGCAG gtcCAGTTCCGTTGGGATAACTTGAAGAGGAGTGGCTTGGAGGAATGGCTGAAAGGCGGAGGAGATTCCAACATCCCAACTCGTGTAGatgcctccctcacctcactaGTAGACATAGCACGCTCTGCATGGCGGATTGCCTGTCTTGGAATAAATGCTTCTGCCACAGCCTCTCAGGTAGAGTCTGCAGTAGCCATGGCTTCAGAACACATGGCTGACTACTGCCACTTTCTTGAGGTGAAGGCCTTAAGAAACATGACACTAGGATGCCGTTCAGCTCTCACCATAAATAAGTACTTAGAAGATTTCCCTGGCCTAGTTCATTTTTTGTATATTGACCGCTCAACCCATCAACTGACATCTCCCACCTTATTACCAGATGAGGCAGGGGATGCACCTCAGGAGTCAGAAAGCCCAGCAAACAGAACCAGGTCCCTCACTGTTTCAAGAGTGTGGTCCATGGTTGAGTTTGCTCGTTCCCATTTGAGTAAGGGCCATTTGTCACTTATGTGGAAAGACACAACTTTTAATTATGCCTATTTTTTATGGTttgaagatagtagtagtaatccaCTGAAACCTGGGGAATTAGATGATGCCACAGATATGCTTCCTTTGCCTGGAGTGCTATGTGAGGACTTCTACAGGACTCTTTGCACTCAAGCATTTCCAGGCATGGATCCCAATAGAATACATATCTATGAGCTCTTCTGTGTTCATCTGGGGTTGGCCACCTCTCCCTGTGTGCTAGAACACACACGACGTCTTGCTGCCACCATATGGGAAGTGGCTGGACCAATAGATGCAAATCCTGCAGATCTTCTGTAA